The nucleotide sequence TCCCCGACCATGTGACTCAGGCGATCCGCACGTTGATCGAATGGGCGGGCGACAATCCCGATCGCGAAGGGTTGATCGACACGCCGCGACGGGTGGCCAAGGCGTGGCGCGAATATTGCGCGGGCTATGGCGATGATCCGGCGCACCACCTGTCGCGAGTGTTTGAGGAAGTGGGCGGATACGACGAGATCGTGTTGCTGCGCGACATCCCGTTCCAGTCGCACTGCGAACATCACATGGCGCCGATCACGGGCCGGGCGCATATTGCCTATCTACCCAAGGATCATGTCGTCGGCATTTCGAAGCTGGCGCGCGTCCTGCACGGCTATGCGCGGCGGTTGCAGGTTCAGGAGCGCCTGACCGCCGAAGTGGCCGATTGTATCTGGACGCATCTTAAGCCGCGCGGTGTCGCGGTCGTGATCGAGGCGACGCATGGCTGTATGACGTCACGGGGCGTGCGAACGCCGGGTGTATTAATGACCACCAGCCGCATGATGGGCGTGTTCCGCGACGACGAGCGCAGCCGCAAGGAAGTATTGGCGCTGATGGGGAAGGGCTGACGCCGCTTCCCCATCGTCGGCGTCAATTACGTGCGGCGTTGGCCGCCGACAGCACCGCACGGACGCTGGCGGTGGCCACATCCTCGTCAATGCCGACGCCCCAGAAAGTCCGGCCTGCGCCATCGCGGCATTCGACATAGGCTGCGGCGCGCGCGTCGGACCCGGTCCCGATCGCATGTTCGGTATAGTCGGCCACGTCCAGCGTAATACCGAGCCCGTCGCGCAGCGCCGCGACGACGCCTGAGATCAGGCCGTTGCCGCGCCCGCTGACAGAGACGGCATCGCCGCCCGCCTCGATATGGCCGGCAAAGATGCGATCCCCATTGGGCGCGCGCGTTTCTTCATAGGCGTTGAGCGCGAAGTGCTGATCTCCGCCCAGACGATAGGCCTGCTCGAATGCCCGCCAGATATCGGCCGCGTCCAGTTCGCGGCTTGTCTCGTCGGCCATTGCCTGAACATGTCGGCTGAAATCCGCCTGCAGTCGCTTTGGCAGCTTCAGGCCCTTGTCCTGCTCAAGGACCCAGGCGACGCCACCCTTGCCCGATTGTGAATTGACCCGGATCACCGCTTCATAGCTGCGGCCCAGATCGGCGGGGTCGATGGGCAGATAGGGAACCTCCCAAAGCCCGTCATTCCGCGCGGCCTGAGCGGCGAAACCCTTCTTGATCGCGTCCTGATGGCTGCCGGAAAAGGCGGTGAAGACCAGATCGCCGGCATAGGGGTGTCGGGGATGCACGGGCAGGGCGTTGCAATATTCGACCGTCTTGATGACGCGGTCGATATCGGAAAAGTCCAACCCTGGATCGACGCCCTGCGTGTACAGGTTCAGGCCAAGGGTCACCAGGTCGACGTTGCCCGTCCGCTCGCCATTGCCGAACAGACAGCCTTCGATGCGGTCGGCGCCTGCCATCAGACCCAGTTCGGACGCCGCGACCCCTGTGCCGCGATCATTGTGCGTGTGCAGGCTGACGATAACCGCATCGCGATTGGGCACGTTGCGACAGAAATATTCGACCTGATCGGCGTAGATATTAGGGGTAGCCGCCTCAACCGTCGCGGGCAGGTTGAAGATGATCGGGTCGTCCGCCGTCGGGCGCAGCACGTCCATGACGGCAGCACAGACTTCAAGGCTAAAATCCAGCTCGGCGGTCGAGAACGTCTCAGGGCTGTATTCGAAGCGCCAGTGCGTTCCGGGCCGCTTGGCTGCTTCGTCTCGCAGGATTTTTGCGCCTGTGATCGCGATCTCGCGAACCTCGTCGCGGCTCATGCCGAACACGATGCGGCGCCATGCGGGGCTGACCGCGTTATAGAGGTGCACGATAGCGGCGCGTGCGCCCTCAAGGCTTTCAAAGCTGCGTTCGATCAGATCGCGGCGCGACTGGGTGAGGACCTGAACCGTCACATCGTCTGGAATTCGCCCCGAACGAACAAGGCCGGAGATGAAGTCGAACTCGGTCGCGCCGGCAGACGGAAAGCCGACCTCGATCTCCTTGACCCCGATCTCGACCAGCAGGTCGAAGAAACGCTGCTTCTTCTCCGCGTCCATCGGATCAATCAACGCCTGATTGCCGTCACGCATGTCGGTCGACAGCCAGATCGGCGCCTGGGTGATTGTGCGGCCCGGCCATTGCCGGTCGGGCAGGTCCACCATCGGGAAGGGGCGGTATTTGGTAGAAGGATCGCGCAGCATCAGCTGAGCCTTTCGTCGCAAGCGAGCGGCAGGAGCGTGCCTGCCGCGGGATTAGCCGGATGAGATCGAAAAGGTCACCCTTAGGGGCACGCGCTTTCGCAGACAGCCCCTAAGGGCGGATAAGTCGCAGGCAAAGGGCGCGGCGGGCGATCATTGTCGTTGCAATGCCATGTCGGCCGCGCGCCGTCCAGTCCGTCCGCGGCGTCGCAAGTCCGCTTTTTGTTAAGCATTTGACATAATAAGGAAAGCAAGTTTCGAATCGGCGGGGATAGCCATGTATCAGCTTGTTTATGTCAGCACCGCAGCGCGAGGCCAGTCGCTGGAGGATGTGGGCGCGATCCTGAAGGTATCCCGGCGCAACAATGTCCGCGATGGACTGACCGGCATGCTCTATGCTGACGATCGCCGTTTTTTGCAGGCGCTGGAGGGCGAAGAGGCCCACGTGATGGCGGCCTTTACGCGGATCCAGAAGGATCCGCGCCACCGTGCGGTGGTGGTCCTGTCGCGGCGCACCGTTGCCGCCCGCGAATTTGGGGCTTGGGAAATGGCTCATGCAGGGCCGGGTCACGACGCAGACGGGATGGTGGACAAGGTTGGGCGGCTGGCGGCCGGTGCTTCACCCGCGATAAAGGCGACGTTCGAAGGCTTTCTGGAAGCGCGCCGCGCGGCCTGAACCGGCGGCGCGCCCGTAGCGGTTACGCCTTCTCGAAAGCGACCGTTACGTCGATGCTGACTTCGTCGGCAACGAACGGCAGCGCCGTGGTGATGCCGAAATCCGAACGCTTGATCGTGGCTTCGCCGTGGAAGCCGACGGTTTCCTTCTTGCTCATCGGATTCGCGCCGGCGCCGACAAATTCCGCTTCAAGCGTGACGGGCTTGGTCACACCGTTCAGGGTCAGGCTGCCGTGAATCTCGGCTTCGGTCCCGTTCACGACGATGTGATTTGAAACAAAGCGCGCATCGGCGGGGCTGGGTCCGAAAAAGTCAGGCTTGCCGCCATCCTTGCCCGCACGCAGCAGGTGATCGGTCAGCCCGGCGCTGGCGGTCACGACCTTGGACACCGGGATGGTCACGTCGACCTTTGCAGCGGCAGGGTTCTTGGGGTCCAGCGTCAGGGTGCCGGCCACCTCACCGAACAGGCCGAAATAATCGTTGAAGCCGAAATGATTGACTTCCCACTCGACCAGCGAGTGCGAAGGATCGGTGCGATAGGTGCCGCCGGTGATACGCGACACGTCCTTCTGACCCGGCACCTGCGGCGCGGCGGACTGGGCGGCAAGCGGAACGGCGGTGACGATAGCGAGAACGGCGAGTGACTTGAGCATCGGACTTCCCCTGTTGTGGCAGCGCACACAGGTCGGCCTGTCACAGGATGAAGTCAAATATGCGTATGCGAACGATGTGTTTCCGAAACGGCGCCCGCGCACGGGCGCCGTCCGGTAAGGTTTAGTTCTTGTCCTTGTCGACCAGCTTGTTCGCGCCGATCCACGGCATCATCGCGCGCAGTTCAGAGCCGGTCTTTTCGATCGGATGCGCGGCAGCGGCCTTGCGGCTGGCCTTCAGTTCCGGCTGACCGGCGCGGTTGTCCAGCACGAAATCCTTGACGAAACGGCCCGACTGGATGTCAGCCAGCACCCGCTTCATCTCGGCCTTGGTCTCATCGGTGATGATGCGCGGGCCGGTTTTGATATCGCCATATTCGGCCGTGTTCGAGATCGAATAGCGCATGTTGGCGATGCCGCCTTCATACAACAGGTCGACGATCAGCTTGGTTTCGTGGAGGCATTCGAAATAAGCCATTTCCGGCGCATAACCCGCCTCGACCAGCGTCTCGAAGCCGGCCTGGATCAGATGGGTGATGCCGCCGCACAGGACGGCCTGTTCGCCGAACAGGTCGGTTTCGCACTCTTCCTTGAAGTTGGTTTCGATGATGCCGGAACGGCCGCCACCGACGCCGCTGGCATAAGCGAGCGCAACGTCGTGCGCGTTGCCTGATGCGTCCTGGTGCACCGCGATCAGGCAGGGCACGCCGCCGCCGCGGACATATTCGCTGCGCACTGTGTGGCCGGGACCCTTGGGCGCGATCATGATCACGTCGATGTCGGCGGGCGGCTCGATCAGGCCGAAATGCACGTTCAGGCCGTGGGCGAAGGCAAGCGCGCTGCCGGGCTTCAGATTGCCCTTGATATCGGCGTCATAGATCGCGGCCTGATGCTCGTCAGGGGCAAGGATCATCAGAATGTCGGCCCACTGCGCCGCGTCCTTGTTCGCCATGATCTTGAACCCGGCGGCTTCGGCTTTGGCGGCAGAGGCGGAGCCGGGGCGCAGCGCGATCGCGACATCCGTAACGCCTGAATCGCGCAGGTTCTGGGCATGGGCGTGGCCCTGCGAACCATAGCCCAGGATGGCAATCTTCTTGCCGGTCACCAGGTTCAGGTCGGCGTCGCGATCGTAATAGACACGCATTCTCGTTGGTCCCTTTGCTTGATTTCGATAATCGGTTTGAAAGTTCAGGCGGCGTCCCTGCCGCGCGCGATGGCAACGATGCCGGTACGGGCAACCTCGATCAGCCCCACTTCGCGCATCAGTTCGACGAACGTGTCGATCTTGTCGCTGCCGCCGGTCACTTCGAAGATGAAGCTGGTGGTCGTGGCGTCGACCACGCGGGCACGGTAGACGTCGGCCAGGCGCAGCGCCTCGATCCGGTGGTCGCCGGTGCCGGCGACCTTCACCAGCGCCAGTTCACGTTCGACATGCGGTCCGGCGGCGGTCAGGTCCACGACCTTGTGGACCGGCACCAGCCGTTCAAGCTGTGCGATGACCTGCTCCAGCACGCCGGCGCTGGCGGACGTGACGATGGTGATGCGGCTGACCGCTTCATCCTCCGACACATCGGTCACCGTCAGGCTTTCGATATTGTAGCCGCGGCCCGAAAACAGTCCGGCAATGCGGGCCAGGATACCCGGCTCGTTATCGACCAGAACCGCCAGCGTGTGGCGTTCGCGTTGTTCCTCGCGGATGTGCATCGTCATTCACCCCGGCTTAGCCGGGTCCCCCTGAAAAGCGGTGGCGGTCGTTCAGACCAGCGCCTTGGCCTCGTCGTCCATGGTGCCCGACACTTCATTTGCCTGAAGGATCATGTCGGTATGGGCCGCGCCGCTGGGTATCATCGGGAAGCAGTTGGCGAGCTTTGCTACCATGCAGTCGACGATCACCGGCCCGTCATGCGCCAGCATCTCTGCAATCCCGCTTTCGAGTTGGTCGCGTCCTTCGATGCGGATACCCTTCCAGCCATAGGCCTCACCCAGCTTCACGAAGTCGGGCAGGCTGTCCGAATAGCTTTCGGCATAGCGGCTTTCATAGGTCAGCTCCTGCCATTGGCGGACCATGCCCATATATTCGTTGTTCAGGATGAAGATCTTGACCGGCAGGCGATATTGCCCGGCGGTGGCCAGTTCCTGAATGTTCATCTGGATCGACGCTTCACCGGCAATGTCGATCACCAGAGCGTCGGGGTTGCCGATCTGCGCGCCGATGGCCGCGGGCAGGCCATAACCCATCGTGCCCAGTCCGCCGGACGTCAGCCATTTGTTCGGCGACTCGAACCCGAAATGTTGGGCGGCCCACATCTGGTGCTGTCCGACCTCGGTCGTGATGATCGGCGCGCGGTCACGCGTCGCTTCGTGAAGCGCGCGGATCGCACGTTGCGGCATGATCGCGTCGCCCGTCTCAGGAAAGTCGAGGCAGCGAAGCTGACGCCAGCCGTCGATCCGCCGCCACCATTCGGACAGGTCGGGTTTTCCATGCTGGCGCGATTTCCAGACATGCACCATGTCCTCAAGCGCCAGGCCCGCATCGCCGATGATCGAAAGGTCGACGCGAACGATCTTGTTCACGCTGGAACGGTCGATGTCGATGTGGATCTTGCGCGCATGTGGTGCAAAGGCGTCGAGCCGGCCCGTCACGCGGTCATCGAACCGCGCGCCGACCGCGACGATCAGGTCCGCCTGATTCATCGCGTGGTTCGCCTCATAAGTGCCGTGCATGCCCAGCATGCCGAGCCATTGAGGGGCGCTTGCCGGAAGAGCGCCGAGTCCCATCAGCGTCGACGTAACCGGCGCGCCCGTGATCCGCACCAGTTCGCGCAACATCGCACTAGCACCCGGCCCGGCATTGATGATGCCGCCGCCGGTATAAAGGACCGGACGCTCGGCCGCCGCCAGCATGTCCACCGCCGCCTCGATCGCCGAACGATCGGCCTTGACCTGCGGGCGATAGGTCTTGTGCTGAATGGGGCCGGGCTTGCGATAGCTGGCGGTCGCGACCTGCACATCCTTTGGTATGTCGATCACCACCGGACCGGGCCGGCCAGAGGTGGCGATGTGGAACGCCTCATGGATGATGTCGCCCAGACGCGCCGGGTCCTTCACCAGATAATTATGCTTGGTGCAGTGACGCGTGATGCCGACAGTATCGCATTCCTGGAACGCGTCCGAACCGATCAGCGTAGTCGGCACCTGACCTGTGATGACGACCATGGGGATCGAATCCATCAACGCATCGGTGATGCCGGTTACGGCATTGGTGGCCCCAGGACCCGACGTCACCAGCACGACGCCAGGCTTGCCGGTCGAGCGGGCATAGCCTTCCGCCGCATGGGTTGCGGCCTGTTCGTGGCGCACCAGAATATGACGGATCGCGCCGCGTCCGCGAGCCTGCCCGTTTTTGAAAAGCGCATCGTAAATCGGCAGCACCGCACCGCCTGGATAGCCGAACACGACTTCCACGCCGAGGTCGGTCAGCGCCTCGACAAGGATATCGGCTCCACTCTTCTCGGTCACGTTCGATCTCCAGTGTTGCTGCACCGCGATACACCCGCGGGAGCGGCGCTGCTAGCCGCATGAAAAATGCGCGTCAAGGACTAAAAGGGAAATATTCTAACAATGTGGCCGTTTCGGTCTCTTCCGCTCGCCGCCAATCGGCAGGCGGTTGGTTGCGGAACCATGTGAATTGCCTCTTGGCATATTGCCGTGTCGCCAGCCGGGCGCGTTCCAGCGCCGTGCTGCGTTCAACTCGATCCGCCAACCAGTCCGCGATCTCCGTCACCCCGATTGCGCGCCGAACGGGCGCATCGGCCGCTACGTCGGTCCGGCCGAGCAGCCCCCGGACCTCTTCCGCGCCGCCGGTGTCGAACATCGTCGCCAATCGGCGGTCGCACCGGTCGAACAGCCATGCTCGGTCCGGCAGCAAGATGAGCGGCGCCAAAGTTATGCTGTCCGCAACGCCGCCTTCGCGCTCCGCCTGCCATTCAGCCAGCGGCCGGCCGGTCGAACGCACGACCTCTAAAGCTCGAGCGACGCGCGTGGTGTCGGCGGCATTAAGCCGGGCGGCGGCGGCGGGGTCCTCGACTGCCAATGCGGCATGTGCCTCTGCCACTGGAAGCTGCCGCACACAGGCGCGAACCGTCTGATCAATAGGCGGAACGGGTGCGATACCGTCGAGCAGGGTGCGCAGGTAAAGCCCCGTGCCGCCGACCAGGATCGGCAACTCGCCCCGTTCATGCGCAGCCTTGATCTCGCCCGACGCGTCCGCCGCCCATCGCGCTGCCGAACACGCCTCTGCACCATCGATATAGCCGAACAGCCGATGGGGCACGCGCGCCTCCTCCTCGACCGAGGGGCGAGCCGACAGGATGCGAAGATCGCGATAGACCTGAGCTGAATCGGCATTGATGACGACGCCGCCGCTTTGTTCGGCCAGCGCCATCGCCAGCGCGGACTTGCCGCTGGCGGTCGGGCCTGCGATTAGCGCGACCATTGGTTTCCGGGGGGACACGGATTTGTTCATTGCCACGTTGATAGCATCGGATCACCTGAATACGGGACAGCTTTCCGAGGCGCGCGACCGGATGGCCGCCACGGGGGCGGTGGTCGAGCAACCCATATGGCTGGATGAGGCGATCGCCGTCGATTTGCCCTTTGCCGGTGACGTCGGGGCTGTGCGTGCCGCGCTGGAAGGTGCACTCGCCGGTGTCGACGTGGTGGTTCAGGCTGCTGCGGACCGTGAAAAACGCCTGCTGATTGCGGATATGGATTCGACGATGATCCCGGTCGAATGCATCGACGAGCTGGCCGATTACGCCGGCATCAAGCCGCAGATTGCCGAGGTTACCGAACGCGCGATGCGTGGTGAGCTGGACTTTGCCGCTGCGCTGGATGCGCGGGTCGCGCTGCTGAAGGGTCTGGCGGAAGGTGCGATCGACCAATGCTTGGCGGAGCGGGTGACGTTGATGCCCGGCGCCGCCGCGCTGATCCGCACGATGCGGGCGCGGGGTGCCTATACGGTGCTGGTGTCGGGCGGCTTTACCCGCTTTGCAGAGCCGGTTGCCGCCCAGATCGGTTTCGACCGCGCCATCGCCAATCAGCTGCTGATCGAAGATGGGGCGCTGACCGGCGCGGTGGCCAAGCCCATTGTTGATTCGGCGACCAAGGAGGCGACGTTGCGCGCCGTGGCGGGCGAACGCGGTATCCCCCTGTCGCAGACGCTGGCAGTGGGCGATGGCGCCAACGACTTGCCGATGATCCGGGCGGCGGGGCTGGGCGTCGCCTATCACGCGAAACCCGTTGTCGCGGCGGCAGCGGCGGCGCGGGTCGAGCATGGCGACCTGACCGCGCTGCTCTACGCTCAAGGAATAAGCCGCCGCGACTGGATCATCGATTAACCCAGTACCCGGCCCGCAACCGCGTCGAGCTTGCCCAGTAGGGCGGGGTCGCGCGCTGCCGGGGCGGTGATCAGCGCGGTGTCCAGACAGGTATCGATGGGTGAGGCTGGTCGCACCTCTGGCAGCGATTTGAGCAGGTTCACCACCATCGACCGCGCCCGCGCGGCATTGGCGCTCAATTGCCGAATCACGGCGGCGACATCGACCGCTTCCTCCCCCTCGCGCCAGCAGTCATAGTCGGTGACCATGCCGACCAGGGAATAGGGCAGCTCCGCTTCCCTCGCGAGTTTGGCTTCGGGCATGGCGGTCATGCCGATTACGTCGCATCCCCATTGGCGATAAAGGATGCTTTCGGCGCGGCTGGAGAATTGCGGCCCCTCCATCGCCAGATAGATGCCGCCGCGATGCACGCTTGCCCCGGCGGCCTCGGCCGCATCCGCGGCCATGGCCGACAGTCGGGGGCAGACCGGATCGGCCATTGACACATGGGCGACCAGTCCGGTGCCGAAAAAGCTGGACGGACGCCCCACGGTCCGGTCGATGAACTGATCGACGATCGTGAAGGTGCCGGGCGCGCGTTCCTCCGCCAGGCTGCCGATTGAGGAGACGGCCAGCACGTCGGTGACGCCCAACCGCTTCAGCGCGTCGATATTGGCGCGGGCGTTCAGGTCGGACGGGGCGATGCGATGCCCCCGACCGTGGCGCGGCAGAAAGGCGACGCGCGCGTGGCCCAGGCGGCCAGTGAAAACGGCATCTGACGGCGAACCCCAAGGGGTGTCGATGTCGACCCAGCGACCATCTTCGACCCCCTCGACATCGTAGAGGCCCGAACCGCCGATGATGCCGATCGTCCAGCCACCCATTTTCCGACCCCTTCCAGTCATTGCCGCGAAAGCATCGCCGCCTTAGTGTCCGTGACCATGAAGCGTAAGCCCCTGATCGCCGCCGCCCTTGCCGGCCTGTTCATCACCACGGCGCCCGCGCAGGCCGCCGATCCGATTACCGGCCGCTGGCTGACGCAGGGCGGGCAGGCCATCGTCGCCATTCGCCCGTGCGGTCAGTCGCTGTGCGGCGCCATCGAACGGGTGGTGAAGGCCACCCCGGGCGCGCCGACGACCGATGCGAAGAATCCCGACCCCGCGCTTCGCAACCGGCCCTATGTCGGCCTGAACATCCTGACCGGTTTCAAGGACGAGGGCGCCGACTGGCGTGGGCAGATTTACGATCCGAAATCGGGCAAAACCTATCGCTCGATCTTAAAGGCGGAAGGTAACAAGCTGTCGGTAAAGGGGTGTGTGGCGGTGTTCTGTCGCAGCCAGAGCTGGACGCGGGTGCGCTGAGGCGGTCAGACGGTAAAGCTTTCTCCGCAGCCACAGGCACCCTTGGCATTGGGATTGTTGAACACGAAACCGGCGGTGAAGTCGTCTTCTACCCAGTCCATGGTCGAGCCGATCAGGTAAAGCACTGACCCGCCGTCGACGAAGAAGCTGCCGCCGGGCGTTTCGATCCGCTCATCCATCGGATTGGCGGCGGTCACGTAATCGACCGAATAGGCCAGACCCGAACAGCCCCGGCGCGGCGTGGACAACTTCACGCCGATCGCGTCGCCGGGCGCGCGCGACATCAGGTCGGCCACGCGCGCTTCGGCGGCGGGGGTCAGGTGAATGGCCTGGGGGCGGGTACGGGTGGCAGTGGTCATCACAGCATTCCCAGTTCGAGGCGGGCTTCGTCCGACATCTTCATCGGGTCCCATGGCGGGTCCCAGACAAGGTTCACGTCAACCGCACCGACGCCCGGCACGGCGCCGACGCGCAGTTCGACCTCGGTCGGCATCGATTCGGCCACGGGGCAATGCGGGGTGGTCAGCGTCATGGTGACGGCGGCATGGCCATCTTCTGACACCTCGACTCCATAAATCAGGCCAAGATCATAGATATTGACGGGAATTTCCGGGTCGAAGATCTCCTTCAACGCCTCGATAATCGCGTCGTACACCGCGCCGCCGGGCTGACCGGCAGCGGCCTCAACCGGCTTTTGCGCAAGGAAACCGTCGAGATAATCGCGCGTCCGCTCTGGCCGGGCGCCTTCTTCCGCATCGCTCACACGGGCGCGCGGCGGGCTTTCGACCGTTTCGACTTCCTCGATCTTGATCCTGTCATTCATCATCCGAAAATCCGTGTAACGCGTTCAATTCCCTTGACGAGCGCCGCGACATCGGCCGGCCCGTTATACACGCCAAAGCTGGCGCGCGCGGTGGCGGGGATGTTCAGTGCGTCCATCAATGGCTGGGCACAATGATGGCCCGCGCGGATCGCGACCTGTCCCTCGTCCAATATGGTGCCGACGTCGTGAGGATGCACCCCGTCGACGGCGAAGCTGACGATCCCCGCCGAATCCGCCGGGCCGAACAGCCGTACCGAATTGAGTGTGGACAGCGCATCGCGGGTTTGCGTCACCAGCGCGGATTCGTGCGCGTGGATCGCATCCAGGCCGGTCGCCTCGACATAATCGATAGCGGCATGCAGGCCGAGGACGCCGACGATATGCGGCGTACCCGCCTCGAACCGCGCGGGGGCCGGGGCATAGGTGGTACCCGCGAACGACACCTTGTCGATCATGGCACCGCCACCCTGCCATGGCGGCATGGAGTCGAGCAGCTCGGGGCGACCCCACAGCACGCCGATGCCAGTCGGGCCGTAAAGCTTGTGCCCTGAAAACACATAGAAATCGCAGCCCAGCGCCTGAACGTCGACAGCCAGACGCGGCACCGCCTGACACCCGTCGAGCAGCAGCTTTGCGCCCACGCCGTGCGCCAGATCAGCGGCGCGGCGCGCATCCAGAATGGCGCCCGTCACGTTGGACACATGCGCAAGCGCGACCAGCTTGTGCGCGGGCGTCAGCATCGCGGCCATCGCGTCAAGGTCGATCGCCTGATCGTCGGTCAGCGGCACGACGTCGATTCCAACACCAAGCCGCTCGGCGACCAACTGCCACGGCACGATGTTCGAGTGGTGCTCAAGCAGCGACAACAGAATGCGGTCGCCGGGCTTCAGATGGGTCGCAGCCCAGCTTTGCGCGACAAGGTTGATCCCCTCGGTCGCACCGCGCACGAACACGCATTCGTCCGCGCTGCCTGCGCCGATAAAGTCAGCCACGCGGCGGCGGGCGGCTTCATAGGCCAGCGTCATGTCGGCGGAGCGTTGATAGACGCCGCGATGCACCGTGGCATAGGTGGTGTCATAGGCGCGGGTGATCGCGTCGATCACGGCGCGCGGCTTTTGCGCGGTGGCTGCGGTGTCGAGATACGCCCAGCCATCGGGGATTGCCGGAAAATCGGCAAGGAGGTCGAGCGGGCGCGCGTCGGTTGCCACGGTCATGCAGCGCGCCCCTGTGGCCGGAACTTGTCAAACTTCACACTACGTGGGCCATGACTTTCCCCCTTCAGCAGCCGCGCCGGGCGCAGCGGCGGGGCGGGGCGGGGGCGGGCCATGGCGCCGCGATAGCAGGGGCCGGCGGTGTAGGACAGCATCACAGCGCCGCCGTCAGCCAGCGTTCGGCGTCCGCAGCGAATGCTTCGCGCACGGCGTCTTCGCCGATGCGGTCGATGGCGTCGGCAACGAACGCGCGGGTCAGCATCGCAGTCGCCAGCCCGTGCGGGATGCCACGCGATTTCAGGTAGAACAGCGCGCGCTTGTCCAACTCACCCACGGTCGCGCCATGCGCGCACTTCACATCGTCTGCGAAGATTTCCAGCTCGGGCTTGAGGTTTACGGTTGCCGTGCGATGCAAAAGAAGGCCGCGAAGTGACTGTTCACCATCGGTTTTCTGTGCGCCGCGTGCGACATCGACCCGCGCGGCCAGGCTGGCGGCAGAGCGATCGGCGGCGACGGCGCGCCAGTATTGACGGCTCGATCCGTCCAGCGCATCGTGCAGCACGGTGACGGCACATTCCTTGCGCTCCTCGCCGCGCGTCAGCAGTGCGCCGCCCATTTCGGCAAAGCCGCCATTGCCGGTGACGTGCAGATGGCCGTCGATCCGCGCACCCGCACCGCCGGCGCCAAGGAAGGTGCTGGCAAGGCTGGCGGCCTGTCCGATGGTCGCTTCGTCGCGCAGCGAAACGAAGCCGCTGTCCTGAAGGATGCGGACCGAGCGCATCAGGCGCGCGCCCTCTGCCAGCGTCAGCGTGGTCAGCCGGTTCGACCAGCCGGTGCCGACATAGGTTTCAACCACCGACGCCACCGCATCGCGGCCCAGTTCGATCCGGCCGGGCAGGTGGTTTTCACCGCCGGTTGAGACATGGACGATCTGAATGTTGGTAACCGCCCGCTCGGCATCCAGCGACAGGCGCCAGCCGGTGCCGGTAGTCGCGGCGGCGAGGGGGTGGGTGCTGTCGGCGCTCAACGCCTCGACCGCCACGGGGCCGGGGGTGCTGCGCGCGGCGTCGAACGCGCCGTCGACGAACACCAGCCGTGGGCCTTCGCCCTCGATCCAGAAGTCCTCGACCGGCGGCAGGACGGTCGCGCGCGGCGTGGCGCGGGCGGCCTCAAGCGCGGACAGGTCGGTCCAGCGCCACGCCTCCATCTTGTTGGTGGGCAGGTCGCTCACGCCGCGATCGCTCCATAGCCTTCGCGTTCCAGCTC is from Sphingomonas sp. IW22 and encodes:
- the leuA gene encoding 2-isopropylmalate synthase, with translation MLRDPSTKYRPFPMVDLPDRQWPGRTITQAPIWLSTDMRDGNQALIDPMDAEKKQRFFDLLVEIGVKEIEVGFPSAGATEFDFISGLVRSGRIPDDVTVQVLTQSRRDLIERSFESLEGARAAIVHLYNAVSPAWRRIVFGMSRDEVREIAITGAKILRDEAAKRPGTHWRFEYSPETFSTAELDFSLEVCAAVMDVLRPTADDPIIFNLPATVEAATPNIYADQVEYFCRNVPNRDAVIVSLHTHNDRGTGVAASELGLMAGADRIEGCLFGNGERTGNVDLVTLGLNLYTQGVDPGLDFSDIDRVIKTVEYCNALPVHPRHPYAGDLVFTAFSGSHQDAIKKGFAAQAARNDGLWEVPYLPIDPADLGRSYEAVIRVNSQSGKGGVAWVLEQDKGLKLPKRLQADFSRHVQAMADETSRELDAADIWRAFEQAYRLGGDQHFALNAYEETRAPNGDRIFAGHIEAGGDAVSVSGRGNGLISGVVAALRDGLGITLDVADYTEHAIGTGSDARAAAYVECRDGAGRTFWGVGIDEDVATASVRAVLSAANAARN
- a CDS encoding BLUF domain-containing protein; the protein is MYQLVYVSTAARGQSLEDVGAILKVSRRNNVRDGLTGMLYADDRRFLQALEGEEAHVMAAFTRIQKDPRHRAVVVLSRRTVAAREFGAWEMAHAGPGHDADGMVDKVGRLAAGASPAIKATFEGFLEARRAA
- the ilvC gene encoding ketol-acid reductoisomerase; the encoded protein is MRVYYDRDADLNLVTGKKIAILGYGSQGHAHAQNLRDSGVTDVAIALRPGSASAAKAEAAGFKIMANKDAAQWADILMILAPDEHQAAIYDADIKGNLKPGSALAFAHGLNVHFGLIEPPADIDVIMIAPKGPGHTVRSEYVRGGGVPCLIAVHQDASGNAHDVALAYASGVGGGRSGIIETNFKEECETDLFGEQAVLCGGITHLIQAGFETLVEAGYAPEMAYFECLHETKLIVDLLYEGGIANMRYSISNTAEYGDIKTGPRIITDETKAEMKRVLADIQSGRFVKDFVLDNRAGQPELKASRKAAAAHPIEKTGSELRAMMPWIGANKLVDKDKN
- the folE gene encoding GTP cyclohydrolase I FolE encodes the protein MAEGDLVNAAAEPFIPDHVTQAIRTLIEWAGDNPDREGLIDTPRRVAKAWREYCAGYGDDPAHHLSRVFEEVGGYDEIVLLRDIPFQSHCEHHMAPITGRAHIAYLPKDHVVGISKLARVLHGYARRLQVQERLTAEVADCIWTHLKPRGVAVVIEATHGCMTSRGVRTPGVLMTTSRMMGVFRDDERSRKEVLALMGKG
- a CDS encoding YceI family protein, with amino-acid sequence MLKSLAVLAIVTAVPLAAQSAAPQVPGQKDVSRITGGTYRTDPSHSLVEWEVNHFGFNDYFGLFGEVAGTLTLDPKNPAAAKVDVTIPVSKVVTASAGLTDHLLRAGKDGGKPDFFGPSPADARFVSNHIVVNGTEAEIHGSLTLNGVTKPVTLEAEFVGAGANPMSKKETVGFHGEATIKRSDFGITTALPFVADEVSIDVTVAFEKA
- the ilvN gene encoding acetolactate synthase small subunit gives rise to the protein MHIREEQRERHTLAVLVDNEPGILARIAGLFSGRGYNIESLTVTDVSEDEAVSRITIVTSASAGVLEQVIAQLERLVPVHKVVDLTAAGPHVERELALVKVAGTGDHRIEALRLADVYRARVVDATTTSFIFEVTGGSDKIDTFVELMREVGLIEVARTGIVAIARGRDAA